In one Pseudomonas sp. Bout1 genomic region, the following are encoded:
- the phnK gene encoding phosphonate C-P lyase system protein PhnK encodes MVLRPTGEGEQPVSQPLLHVRDLSLLYGEEKGCQGVSFDLYPGEVLGIVGESGSGKSTLLSLLSGRLPPQAGHIGYRGKDGEWLDLYSASEAERRTLLRTEWGFVEQNPRDGLRMGVSAGANIGERLMAQGVRNYEQLRGAGIDWLGQVEIDPQRIDDLPRTFSGGMQQRLQIARNLVSSPRLVFMDEPTGGLDVSVQARLLDLLRGLVRELDLAVVIVTHDLAVARLLADRLMVMRRSRVVETGLTDQILDDPQHPYSQLLVSSVLQP; translated from the coding sequence CTGGTACTGCGCCCAACGGGTGAAGGAGAACAACCAGTGAGCCAGCCTCTTTTGCACGTGCGTGACCTGTCGTTGTTATACGGCGAAGAGAAGGGCTGCCAAGGCGTCAGCTTCGATTTGTACCCCGGCGAAGTGCTGGGGATCGTCGGCGAGTCCGGCTCGGGCAAGTCCACCTTGCTCTCGTTGCTCAGTGGGCGCTTGCCGCCGCAGGCCGGGCACATCGGCTATCGCGGCAAGGACGGCGAGTGGCTGGACCTGTACAGCGCCAGCGAAGCCGAACGCCGAACTCTGCTGCGCACCGAATGGGGCTTCGTCGAGCAAAACCCACGGGACGGTTTGCGCATGGGCGTCTCTGCCGGCGCCAACATCGGCGAGCGCCTGATGGCCCAGGGCGTACGCAATTATGAGCAACTGCGCGGCGCCGGGATCGACTGGCTGGGCCAGGTGGAAATCGACCCGCAGCGTATCGACGACTTGCCCCGGACCTTCTCCGGCGGCATGCAACAGCGCCTGCAAATCGCCCGCAACCTGGTCTCCAGCCCGCGCCTTGTGTTTATGGACGAACCCACCGGCGGCCTGGACGTGTCGGTGCAGGCGCGCTTGCTCGACCTGCTGCGCGGCCTGGTGCGCGAGCTGGATTTGGCGGTGGTGATCGTGACCCACGACCTCGCTGTGGCGCGCTTGCTGGCTGACCGCCTGATGGTGATGCGCCGGTCGCGGGTGGTGGAAACCGGGCTGACGGACCAGATCCTCGACGATCCACAGCACCCTTACTCTCAACTGCTGGTGTCTTCGGTATTGCAGCCATGA
- a CDS encoding alpha-D-ribose 1-methylphosphonate 5-triphosphate diphosphatase encodes MPAEQILSNAQLVMADRMFLGSVVLRDGLIVDIAEGRSQLPQAQDLGGDFLLPGLVELHTDNLEKHMTPRPGVDWPSTSAVLSHDAQIIAAGITTVFDAVSIGDVNPKGNRMKKLPAMLDAIASAEAAGLTRAEHHLHLRCELCHPDTLSVFRDLVENPLVRLVSVMDHSPGQRQFVLESKYREYYMGKYHLNDETMDAFIVLQMANSKEYSDRYRAAIVEHCLERGLSVASHDDATLAHVEESARYGMTIAEFPTTLEAARGCQALNMKVLMGAPNVVRGGSHSGNVAAAGLAAEGLLDILSSDYYPASLLQAAFVLADQQDGGDLSRAVKMISLAPAQAAGLSDRGEIAMGLRADLVQAKSRDGLPVVQQVWRQAKRVF; translated from the coding sequence ATGCCCGCTGAACAGATCCTCAGTAATGCTCAACTTGTGATGGCTGACCGGATGTTCCTTGGCAGCGTGGTGCTGCGCGACGGGCTGATCGTCGACATCGCCGAAGGCCGCAGCCAGTTGCCTCAGGCGCAGGACCTGGGCGGTGATTTCCTGCTGCCCGGCCTGGTGGAACTGCACACCGACAACCTGGAAAAACACATGACCCCGCGCCCAGGCGTAGACTGGCCGTCGACCTCGGCGGTACTCAGCCATGACGCGCAGATCATCGCGGCGGGCATCACCACGGTGTTCGACGCGGTGTCCATCGGCGATGTGAATCCCAAGGGCAACCGCATGAAAAAACTGCCGGCAATGCTCGACGCCATCGCCTCGGCCGAAGCCGCTGGGCTGACCCGTGCCGAGCACCACCTGCACCTGCGGTGCGAGCTGTGCCACCCGGACACATTGAGCGTGTTCCGCGACCTGGTGGAAAACCCGCTGGTGCGCCTGGTGTCGGTGATGGACCATTCGCCGGGCCAGCGCCAGTTCGTGCTCGAATCCAAGTACCGTGAGTACTACATGGGCAAGTACCACCTGAACGACGAGACCATGGACGCGTTCATCGTGCTGCAAATGGCCAACTCGAAGGAGTACAGCGACCGCTACCGCGCCGCGATCGTCGAGCATTGCCTGGAACGCGGCCTGTCGGTGGCCAGCCATGACGATGCAACGTTGGCGCACGTCGAGGAGTCGGCGCGCTACGGCATGACCATCGCCGAATTCCCGACCACCCTGGAAGCGGCGCGCGGCTGCCAGGCACTGAACATGAAAGTTCTGATGGGCGCGCCGAACGTGGTGCGTGGCGGGTCCCACTCGGGTAATGTGGCCGCCGCCGGCCTGGCTGCCGAGGGATTGCTGGATATACTTTCCAGTGACTACTACCCGGCCAGCCTGTTGCAGGCGGCGTTCGTGCTGGCCGATCAACAAGACGGCGGCGACCTTTCGCGGGCGGTCAAGATGATCAGCCTGGCGCCCGCACAAGCCGCGGGCCTGAGCGATCGCGGTGAAATCGCCATGGGCCTGCGGGCCGACCTGGTGCAAGCCAAGAGCCGCGACGGACTGCCAGTGGTCCAACAAGTCTGGCGACAAGCGAAGAGGGTGTTTTGA
- the phnN gene encoding phosphonate metabolism protein/1,5-bisphosphokinase (PRPP-forming) PhnN yields MAGRLIYLIGPSGSGKDSLLDAARPRLAERGCRIVRRVITRSAEAVGEAAQGVSPAQFAAMEAEGAFTLSWHANGLSYGIPREIDEWLAAGHDVLVNGSRGHLAQTRLRYPNLLVVLLTVDQGVLRQRLLARGRESLADIDLRLARNARFAEGLSTAPDVLLLDNSGQLEHTVERLLGCLDGQPACA; encoded by the coding sequence ATGGCGGGCAGGTTGATCTATCTCATCGGGCCATCGGGTTCGGGCAAGGACAGCCTGCTGGATGCCGCACGCCCACGTTTGGCCGAGCGTGGCTGCCGCATTGTGCGGCGGGTCATCACCCGTTCGGCGGAAGCGGTAGGGGAAGCCGCGCAGGGCGTGAGCCCGGCGCAGTTTGCCGCGATGGAGGCCGAGGGCGCGTTTACCCTCAGCTGGCACGCCAACGGGTTGTCCTATGGCATCCCCCGGGAAATCGATGAGTGGCTGGCGGCGGGGCACGACGTGCTGGTCAACGGCTCTCGCGGCCATCTGGCGCAAACCCGGCTGCGTTACCCCAACCTGCTGGTGGTGTTGCTGACCGTGGACCAAGGTGTTTTGCGCCAGCGTTTGCTGGCGCGCGGCCGTGAATCCCTGGCCGATATTGATCTGCGGCTGGCGCGCAATGCGCGGTTCGCTGAAGGCTTGAGCACTGCGCCAGATGTCTTGCTGCTCGACAACTCCGGCCAACTGGAACACACGGTCGAGCGCCTGCTGGGCTGCCTCGATGGGCAACCGGCATGCGCCTGA
- the phnL gene encoding phosphonate C-P lyase system protein PhnL: MNALIEVRDLSKTFTLHQQNGVVLNVLRGVEFSVKGGECLVLHGQSGAGKSTLLRTLYGNYLPAGGSIRVQHAGEWLELVGAQPRDILQVRQQTLGYVSQFLRVIPRVVCLDVVMEPALARGWSKANAQSRAEHLLTRLHIPQRLWQLAPGTFSGGEQQRVNIARGFMVAWPVMLMDEPTASLDDSNRQVVLELMNEAKAAGAALIGIFHDRAAREAVADRHFDMTPAPVAQEEYAHAR, translated from the coding sequence ATGAATGCCTTGATCGAGGTCCGAGACCTCTCGAAAACCTTCACCTTGCACCAGCAGAACGGCGTGGTGCTGAACGTGCTGCGCGGGGTGGAATTCAGCGTGAAAGGCGGCGAATGCCTGGTGCTGCACGGCCAGTCCGGCGCGGGTAAAAGCACGCTGCTGCGCACCCTGTACGGTAACTACCTACCGGCGGGCGGCAGCATCCGTGTGCAGCATGCGGGTGAGTGGCTGGAGCTGGTCGGCGCCCAGCCGCGTGACATTCTGCAGGTTCGCCAGCAGACCTTGGGTTACGTCAGCCAATTTTTGCGGGTGATCCCGCGTGTGGTTTGCCTGGATGTGGTGATGGAGCCCGCCCTGGCCCGTGGCTGGTCGAAGGCCAATGCACAGTCACGCGCCGAACATCTGCTGACGCGCCTGCACATCCCTCAACGCCTGTGGCAGTTGGCGCCCGGTACGTTCTCCGGCGGCGAGCAGCAGCGGGTCAACATCGCCCGCGGCTTTATGGTGGCCTGGCCGGTGATGCTGATGGACGAACCTACCGCGTCCCTCGACGACAGCAACCGCCAGGTGGTGCTGGAACTGATGAACGAAGCCAAGGCCGCCGGTGCGGCGCTGATTGGCATCTTCCACGACCGCGCCGCCCGTGAAGCGGTCGCCGACCGCCATTTCGACATGACCCCCGCGCCTGTTGCCCAAGAGGAGTACGCCCATGCCCGCTGA